One Coffea eugenioides isolate CCC68of chromosome 2, Ceug_1.0, whole genome shotgun sequence genomic window, ACAAGGGCATTATTCCAAGAGATGGGCCACTGCAAATGGGGTTTGTCGTAAACTtgatattatattttttttgtggaACACCAGAGTTTTTTAGGCCATAGTTTGTAATATCAGGGAAGGGGGTTTAGGGTTTAAGAAGTGAGAGATTTAGGAAACGAAGGTGGGGTCAACTGATATACAGACATGAAAGTGGAGAAGGCAGTTAGAGGAAGAAGAACAGTGAGATGTATTGTTAGGGTTGGGGAGCAAGAAAGAGGAGAAGACATCCCAGACGCAGTCTCCTCGGCGTTGGTAAATGGTTCGCAATAGCATTAGCGGAACCAGGCAAACCAAAACCGAGGACAGACGGACGCTGAGGGTAAACACGAGATTTCATGGGTGTTTGTGTGTTACTCTCTGATTAGTACACGGAAATGTTATttacactcttttttttttcattatttgttctctcactattatttttattatataatttttctgTATTAGATTATATAATATAACAAATGGtgggagtgcaaataacaaaatataaaatacaaataatattttttcttagtacaacaataataattactttgcgcttttgttttctttttctttaaattttttctttttttccttttttttaagaaaaaaatcttGTTGTTATAACAGCAATTGATAATTTATGAGTTAGTTTATTATAGAACAATGACTAAACAATGAAACGTTTTGTTTATTCAACTTGGTCAAGGAACCCCTCAAAATGTGCCACAATTTCCTTGAATATCTTGCTTTTTGGAATTGATCTTAGATGGAAGTAAGTACTTGAtcacagcaaaaaaaaaattaaaatgagaTATTCatgaaaattatataacaaattaatGAATGTCGAAATGAAGAATGGCGTACAAAACATGATAGGAGATCCTTACTCCTATTTGATTTAACAATCCATTAATATTAGAAAGATTCTATTAACATTTCACAATCAAATAATGAATTCTTGGTAGTGATCTATATTTCAATCattgtttatatttttaaaatttgtttatatattttaaattattgaaATTACTATAATTTAATTATTATATAATTAAAAACATCTATTTTTTCAATATGAGGGTACGTAGTAAATTAAGATTCTTCAATTTTGACAATATTTCATTTTAACCCCACAAATTAGATGTTTTGGGTTATAATCCTCTATCCTCTCCCTATTTTTTAAATCTCACTCCTCTATtgctaaattattttttaacaaatatttattttattttaacccTTGATTATATTCTCTTTAATTAAGAATTTTGACGATCTATTTTGATGTTTTTACAATCCACACCCTCTAACAGAGTGGAAGATGAAACATGCATTTAAACCCCACGATCTCTCATTGTCTAAACCCCTACTTTGCCAAATCAAAGTTAAAACCCTCCATTTTCTTTACCTTATATCCCCGCTTTTCATAGGGGTGAGAGACTGAGAATTGAGGAGGAAACAAATGGCTTTGGACAAGAACAAACTGGAAGAAGAAGCTTGTGTTCTTCGCTTCTACAAAATTGTCCTTAGCTGGGACTATATTCGCATTCTCAAAGAATCCCAAGTAGTTAgttattttctctctttctttatttctttctttcttcctccatATTTCCATGTGTTTTGGCATTGATGAATgaattattcctttttttttaaaaaaaaaaaaatttatcttgGAACAGAAGGACAAGAATAATAGAGGGGATGGGAGCAGCCAGGGTCTACAGAAAGTGAAGGACACATACAAAGATGTCGAAGAATACCTTGCAACATTTGAGCCTCTTCTTTTTGAAGAGGTAAAAGCACAGATTGTGCAAGGGAAAGACGATGAAGAGGGTATTTGACTTTTCTGGATTGCTGTTAAATGTCTAGGAAGCCTTACATTTGATTTCTGTCTGTTCAAACTACCATAGTACCAGTACTGCATATTATTTTGAGGTGTTTAATTTGTTTCAAATTAATACAGATGTGAATGTTATGTATTTTCGAGCTCGCAAGTGGATTTATTTGTTTATACTTTGTTTCTTTGCTTTGTTTTGACATTATGCTTTTGGAACAATGGAAACAAAGTTCTGTGTTTGTGGTCTGTGTGTGTTcctgtatgtgtgtgtgtgtgtgagtgtgtgtgtgtgtgagagagagagagagagagagagagagagatatgcACAGTTCATACACTATAATTTGTCCTTTTGCGCTTGCAGCAACTGAATGGATGCAAGGTATAATAGCAGAATGCAGTGAAGTCAATGGCTTTTACATGCCAATGGTTATATGTGTGGATGCACAATCGATCTCACAGAATGATTTGTTATTGCTTTCAAACAAGAAGGTAGTCCAGTTGCATCCATTAATTATATACCTGATATCATTTTCAGACTTCAAAAACGTAGTTATGTCGAAATTATCAATGAAACCTTTAGGGATGCTAATAAATTTCAAAACCATATGAGTTGATATTACTGTATTATTCCTGGATGTTTGGGTTCTAACAATGGATCTCGATGTGTTCTGAAGTTTGAAGATGTTAAAGGATTCCCAACTGCATATGCATTTGCACTAGTTGAGCATCGTCAGCATGATAAAATGAGACTCAGGCTGAATACAAGTGGAGAAGTCAAAGGATTGAACACAAATGACGTCCATTCCTGCTCAAGGCTGTTAAATATGCAAGCCTTAGTCACCGAAGTACAAAGATATGTATTCATCATGAAGGTATCTCTGGATTTTTTATCACTATAGGAGTTATTTGAGTGATCTTCCTCTGATATTGCCTAGATGTCATTTGGGAATGAAGGTCAGAAATTTAAGTTAAACTTAGTGGGAATAGACTTGCCATTTTCCTTTATTAACATAGGTGGAAAGGATAATCTTGAAGTATTGTTTtcactcttccttttctttttttattttttctttttgttttattttgtataatttgatGCCTAAATCAAGGTATATGTTCTTCCCACAATGTCAAGGAGAAATTAGGATGAGGATATATTTTCTGTTGTAGTATTGTTGCAACATTTCCTGGTATGATTTCAAGCTGTATTGATTAAGCATTAACATTATTATTCAGCATCCTTAGTAGATCAGCAGTTAACTGTGAGGGGTTTGTTTCCCCTAATGATGCAATATTTACTGGAAGCAAGTTTTGTACAGAATGTTGAACTACTATGATGTAGCTAAAGTTTCTGATCATCTGATCTATGCACTGGACATAAATATTGACATAACTACACATACTTGGATGtcaattttctcttgtttcatGTTCTATGTACAGATTTGCAGTTTATCAACCATTGTCCGTGAATATGTAGCTTTGCGGTCAATTAGATCCCTTCCTTTCAAAGATTTGATATTAACGGCCGCTGAAAGCAATTATGCTGCTGAAGACCGTGCCTGGAATATATCTAGACCCCTAAAGCAGTTTATTGAAAGCAATCATAACCTGTCTCaaattgaagccataaatgtgAGTTGTTGGGGAATCATGTATACCCTTTTTCAATATTTTGCTGATTTGAAGCAATGTATCATTTTTCGGCAAGCCTTGATTCAGCATATGAGTGCTCAATTGGGCTGGAAGCGGAAGGGAATGATGCTCATGATCAGCCTTCCCTGCTTGAAAGGGTAAGGGTGGTCACATCTGCCCCTTTAGCCCCAGATGACTGGAGTATCATGCATTTGTTTGCTCTCTGCGCATCTGGGCTTTTCAATTGCCAATTCACTTAAAACATCTTTCTATTCTAAACCAGATCTTGCATCAGTTTTGCATGTTTTCATATGGTTTATCTTATTTTGATCTGGTTGTTTACTGCAGGCAGGTCTTTCACGTAAGAAATTCATCCTGATTCAGGTTTGGCATAATACTCTATGCTCCAAATTTTTTAAACCGACAAGATTTCTTTTTCTGTTGGCTACTCTTCATGACAATCTGGGTTGTCTCAGAAAATCCTTCATCTTTTGTTGAACAGAAAACAGTGACATTGCTTCCTTGTTCTGTTACTAATTTAATATATGTGTTACAAGTTCTAggagtttctttcttccaagTAATGGACATATTGACTTCACATACGCCTAGAGGAGACAATTGCTTGAGCCATTAGGTGTATTGTCTAATCTGTTGATTCCTCCCAGGGACCCCCAGGAACTGGCAAAACACAAACTATTCTTGGGCTTCTCAGTGCCATTCTGCATGCTACTCCTGCTAGAGTACACTCCAACAAGTAATATGTTTGTTTgtttcagcaacttttgttgAGCTTGCTTTGACCGAAAAATGATTACATACGGCATGTGCTTGCTGAAAGGTTGTTAGGTTgtgaaaataacaaatgaataGCATTTTTTGGTAATTTATGTTGCATATGCATTCTCTACTTCTGCAGGGGGAAATTAAGCGGAGTAAAGCGCGGACCAGAACTAGCACTTCAGGACAAGTATGTAGTCCTTCTTTGTTTGTATCTcattttgagtttttatcataaTCTATTCCCACTCTcctctctcctttttcttcttttttcctttcaagggtttttttttgggggggaggGGAGTATGTTAGGAGATCTATCTTAGTTCAAGTTTATCAGATATGTTTAATTTAGCaatatatacactttttgacttttttagtATGATTGAAGTACCCACAGTGAAGAGGCTTGTAATATGCTGGAGATTTAACAGTTAAACATCCTTCTATATAAGAAAAAGCGGGACATTTTGATGAGAGACATCATTTAAAAGGAAACTGTCAAGATATTTAACATTTTAATGCTTTTTTAGTTAGAAATTATGGAAAGCCCAGGATTCAAGAATGCTTTGGGAATTATGTTTTTTGCACTTCTCAAGGGCTTAAGAGTAAGAATGGGGAATCCCACAGAAGCTTTCTGGTTATATACATAAGTCATACGCTTCTACATTGTATCATTTCCTCTTTGTACTTGGGGTGATATTTTTTTGTAATCATTTTTTTTGTGGTATTGGTACATGAGATGAGGTATTTGGATATTTTGCAGATACACTCACTGGGAGAAGGCTTCTCCATGGTTGGTTGGGATAAATCCTCGAGATGAACTGATGCCTATAGATGGTGATGATGGCTTTTTCCCCACTACTGGAAATGATTTGGTATGCCTGAGTTATTTCGTTCCTAGTAGTTCTGATTTTAAACTGGAATTCCATATCTGACTTGCTACTATTTAGAAACCAGAAGTGGTTAATTCCAGTCGGAAATATCGTGTTCGTGTTCTGGTATGTGCTCCATCAAATTCTGCCCTTGATGAAATTGTATTACGACTTCTAAATACTGGTCAGTCACTCTTCTTTGTACTGTTATCTTCATACTGAGTATTGCATTTGACAGTGAGAAGTTTAGTTCCTAAACTTTTGAATTAGGGTTATTTCTGGATCCAGATTATAGGGAGTTGCTGAAGGCATTTGTGTTAAATGTAAAAAGTAAGAAACCTGTTAACCGCTTCACGGGCGAGGAAGAAAAACTTCTGAAAAAACTCTCTACATATGGCAAGTTATGCATTTTAAATTTGAGGGATGCCATCTGGAATAACATGGCTTTACTGGTAGCTTCTGCACATATTCATCATGCAAGATCTCTATTATAGTTTAACTGATTGTAAAACATTCCACGTATGAAACTCTCTGTAAAAGAAAAATCCTAGTAAAGAAACGGGAGGTAGCATTTTACTTTCTATGTATGTAAGTATTGTCTGACTTATGTCTTATGATGCCTCTGGCAGAAATTAGCTCATTTTTAGCTGAAAATACAAGTCTCTGTTTAATGTGTTTTGTACTGGGGTCATTGAACAACCCATCAAGGTTGGCACCCATACATACTCACAATTTTGTTTACCGGGTAGTATTTCTTTATATTACTCTACAAGTGCTGAAAATTTAGATTATTAACATATAAATCTTGCTTTGGACTAACCAGAATCGGAGTTGTTTATTTATGTTGGCAGGTATCCGTGATGAAAATGACCATGCTTATAGTCCTAAAATTGTTCGAATTGGTCTCAAACCTCATCATTCTGTCCAGGCAGTCTCTATGGATTATCTAGTACGTACCTTGCTTCCATTAAACCTAATTGAAGTACACTCCAGTGCGATTTAAGCATCACTGGAATCTTGTTTTTGTAGGTGGAACAGAAACTTGCAGGCGTGGACTTTCAAAGTGGTGACAAGCAGAAGCAAGGAGGGGCTACAAAGGATAAAGATGGCATCCGAGCTTCCATTCTAGATGAAGCAGTAATTGTATGTAATTTCGGTCCTCCATTGGCACTTAAGACCAATATCAGTTTGTAATTCTGGAACTATTTGCAGGTGTTCTCCACCCTCAGTTTTAGCGGTTCAGCTCTTTTCAGTAAATTAAACCGCGGGTTTGACGTTGTTATTATAGATGAAGCTGCTCAAGCTGTAAGTCACGATACCCTATTGTTCTACCTTTATTTAGTTCCCAATTTTAAAGTACCAAACAAGTTTGTGACAGGTTGTACCATTATATATACTATATTGGCGGCAAAGGCATTTTAATAAGTAACTATAGCAGTCAGGATCCTTGATCCTTGGAACTTTCACATATGGAATATAACCTTATTGAAATGTAGTTGGTTGGTTCGGCATAATGGCAAACACATTTGAAAGTCCAGAAGCTgaagtcattttttttttggttttatttttaaTAACAATGTCAACTCTTGGCATCTTAATGGCAAACTTTATGTCTCTAATAGGTTGAACCAGCCACACTAGTTCCATTGTCCAATGGGTGCAAACAAGTATTCCTGGTACATCTTTCTTTGAAGTGATTTTACTATAGGCTTACTGTGATTTACACATCTCAGCTGGCCAATATTTTATTGCGATAAATTGTAATTTCACCAGTTTGAATGGTGCAATCATGCAAAGCAGCAGAAGAAAGCATTGTAATTTTAGCTCTTTATTTTTTGGGCAGCAATTCAGAAACTTAAAGTGGTTCATCAATCTTCTTAAGTAGTTTATAAGCAATACGCTTCAGCAGTAATGTATTACGAGTTAGAAAACTTTAAATGGATAGCTCTTGCATAAGTGATTTTGAAGATTTTAAAGTATGATTTTGTTCTTTTCTGAGCCAAAATTGTATTATGATCTTTCCCTTTCTTCCTAGGTTGGTGACCCAGTTCAGCTGCCAGCCACTGTTATCTCTCCCATAGCTGAAAAGTTTGGGTTGGTGCAAAAATCTTCAGCTTGATCACCTTAATGTCTTCTTGGTTCTAACATTTTCTTTGTGATAGATATGGAATGAGCTTATTCAAAAGATTCCAGAAAGCTGGCTATCCAGTACAGATGCTAAAGACCCAATATCGCATGCATCCAGAGGTTTGTTGAAGTTTGCTCCACTTCTTGAGGATCACACATTTCCTCACAGTTTTGGTTTCTTCATTTAGGGAGACAATTACCACTCTGGAATTAGTCCTGGTTTGTTGTTTACCAATAATCTCTTGCAGATAAGGACCTTTCCTTCAAAAGAATTCTATGATGAGGCACTGGAGGATGGGCCTGATGTTATGGACCAAACAAAACGGTCATGGCATAAGTTCCGCTGCTTTGGACCTTTTAGCTTTTTTGATATACATGAGGGAAAGGAATCCCAGCCCTCTGGAAGCGGCTCTTGGGTTAATGTTGATGAGGTTGAATTTGTCCTGGCAATGTACTGTAAACTTGTGACTGGATACCCAGAACTTAAGTCGAGTTCCAGACTTGCAATCATATCTCCATACAGATATCAAGTCAAACTCTTTCGTGATAAGTTTCGAGAGACTTTTGGCGTAGGATCTGAAAAACTAGTAGACATAAACACAGTTGATGGATTTCAGGTAATTGgtttttcctttccttcaaAACCTTGAAGGTTCTGTATGTTAGCTTCATCTGCCTGAactagatttgcatccataacTCCTTTTGGGACCTTTTATGCTTGATGCTTCTTCAAAATTAGTTTACATAAGATCTGAAGGCAGTAAGAGATTCATCTTTCTGAAATGTTCTAGGGGCGTGAAAAAGATGTTGCAATCTTTTCATGTGTTCGGGCCAGCAAGGATAGAGGCATTGGGTTTGTGGCTGATTTTCGACGAATGAATGTTGGAATCACTAGGGCAAGGTCTTCAGTCCTGGTATGGGTCCATTCTGATGAAGATGGTGGCTCGCAGAAGCATGATCTCAAATTTATTTCTGAAAGTTTCCTCTCAATCAcaagctttcttttttccttatcTATCTTGCTAGGTAGTTGGTTCGGCAACCACACTAAAAAGAGACAAGCATTGGCAGAACTTGGTAGCAAGTGCTGAGCCAAGAAATTCACTTTTCAAGGTACAAAAATGTTTAGGAGAAACAACAAGTCATTCTATCTTTGTttggatagaatattatttgaaataattactgtagcactttttgtgatgtgatatatgtgagataaaaaggtgattgggaatataaaaatgtgagttgggaaatgtgtttatgatgcaagcgaaatattatttgagatataatcactatccaaacaaaattccaaacaaaatattatttgaggtATTGCCATGGGCAGTAAGCAGTAGTCAGCATTGACGTCAAAATTCCAACTCGACACTTGATTCATCTATTGTTATAGGACCAAAACAAGATTCCAGAATCTATGGAAGAGGCGTTGCTTGtgctttatttccttttcggacattttctccttttgtttGTTAATAATTTTGGTTAATTTGACGCCCAAACTATAATTGTGCCTTATCCAGGATTCATAATGCTATGTTTCCCTTGTGCAGATTGTAAACTTATCTATGCGATGCATGCGGTGGAAAATCATCATGCTTAATTATTTATGCTGCAGGTTTCCAAGCCCTACACTGAGTTCTTTAGTGATGAAATCCTTAAATCACTAGAAGCAAAGGAGTCTATGCCGGAGAGAGATGAGGTACCTCTCGAAGATATGGAAATTAGTGTGCCTATTCATGGTGCTGCTGATGATGCTGAGCAAGGGCAAGCTGGAGATCAGGATTGGGGAGATGCTGGAGAAGGAGAGGGTTTTGATGGGATTTTGACGAAGATTGAAATGTTCTCATTTTTTGCCTCCCCAGGGGGAAGAGCTAAACCATCACTTCCTTTTGCTATAGTGATTACGCGCGGGGTTCCCACCGGGAGTGGATTTTTCATCATTTGTCCCTCTCAGTTTTATTCCTTTATAAATGTACTTTAACCAGGATCATTACAAATATGGACAAAATGTTAGAAAGCACATGAACCTCGCACGTCAGCCTGTGCAAGGATTTGAGCTGCTAAGTATATGACATCTTCATTCAAGAATTAGAAATGAAAATTAGTCAGAGACTTCGGATCATTTAGTTACATTTTCTTTCCTACTTTTGGATGAGGATCTAAAATCTGCTATACTTAATTCTATTAATGTACTTTTTTATTCATTATGAAATTAAGCTATTTTTTCCCcttaaaacaaacaaacaaaaaaaaatgaaaggaatctTAGAAGGTTATGCTGTCAATTTCAAGATTGCTGTCGACTACAATTGCATTCAAGAACGTCAccatattattaaaaaaaaaaaaaaaagaacaatcGAATCTATAGGCTCACATTATGACCTGCGGTACAATAAATCGGTGTATTTACCAGGTTCTCAAGTCAATATCAGCACCGAGTCTGGGGGGAAAATTGGGAATGGATTTTACAAATTCGTCTACGCTCAGCTACAAGACATTGGGTTACGTGTGTACACATAGCCAGGGGAGAAGCTGACATGGTCATATCCATCAGTCACTGGGCAGTCAAAAGTGGCCTCATCTGACGGCTGAGATTTAATCGACTCTGCCATATCCTCTGGCGAAGTCACCGGGAAGTAGTCGGAAACTGGACTTCGCCGCCCATCCTTTTCTATGAGCGACAGCTCGTTCTCGTTGAGGGAACCTAATTCTGAGTCCGTAGCCACCATATGAGAACCAAGGTTTTCAATCGCATCACCCGTCGACGGTGGAAAAGCCATGGGATCATCGTTTTCTGAGAATTCAGGCGGTGGCAAAGGTTCACTGCTGGGAGCAAAATGTGGAGAAGTTGGAACTTCTAGCCATAGATCATACGCTGGAGAAACCTCTGCTGGAAACTTAACTTGTTCTGCCGGTGAATCGGCTGGAGAAAATCCATGGCTAACAGCTGGTTCAGGTTCTGTAGAAGTAATCGAATCTTCATCGACATATCCGGAACTCGGGGACAAAACGTGATCAAAGAAATGAGAAGGCAAATGTTTCTCCTGACTGTCATTAATGAGGGGCGAGTTGAAACGATGATCATCAGGCAAATTCGACGGAGAAAGAGATGGCGCTTCAGTATCATCGGCATCTATCGAACTCCCCCAATCAATTGGAGAAGATAAATTCGACGGCGGTGGATGCGCTTGTCTATCATTGTTCACCGGCGACGGAGCCGTCTTCAATTCTTGATTGGATGCACAGTTAAGAATTCCTCTCAAGCCGTGAACTGCGAGACTACGGCTATAAAACAGGCCAGGCAACAGAACACCGACGCCATCAATGGTGACGGCATCATCGGATGAAGTCGGGGAGCTCCTGCTCTCGACGCGGACCGTTGCTCGACGAGCAGCAGTTAGCGTAGGGAGTGAGGATCCGGAAGTGAAGCGGCAGATGTCGGAGAAGGTCATGCGGAGAGGGATGACGTGGCAATCGGAGAATGGAGATGTAATCCGACGCCATATTAGTCATGTCAAGAGTGAAGAGAGAGGAGTCAGTGGGAGCAAAGAGGGTGAAGGACTTCCCGGCGAGGACCTCGTAGATGAGGTCGGAAGTGGCAATGGCGTTGCTAAAGAGGTTGTAGCCTCTGGCTCTGAGTACGTTAAGCATCGACTCTAACTCGTCGTCTTCCACGGCGGTGACGGTTGTGTTGGTGATGGTGAAAAGGAGGAGAATTACGGCGAGGAGGCGGAGAGTTGACGCCATTGATTGCGGTT contains:
- the LOC113760567 gene encoding probable helicase MAGATAMA 3 isoform X3, with the protein product MALDKNKLEEEACVLRFYKIVLSWDYIRILKESQVKDKNNRGDGSSQGLQKVKDTYKDVEEYLATFEPLLFEEVKAQIVQGKDDEEATEWMQGIIAECSEVNGFYMPMVICVDAQSISQNDLLLLSNKKFEDVKGFPTAYAFALVEHRQHDKMRLRLNTSGEVKGLNTNDVHSCSRLLNMQALVTEVQRYVFIMKICSLSTIVREYVALRSIRSLPFKDLILTAAESNYAAEDRAWNISRPLKQFIESNHNLSQIEAINAGLSRKKFILIQGPPGTGKTQTILGLLSAILHATPARVHSNKGKLSGVKRGPELALQDKYTHWEKASPWLVGINPRDELMPIDGDDGFFPTTGNDLKPEVVNSSRKYRVRVLVCAPSNSALDEIVLRLLNTGIRDENDHAYSPKIVRIGLKPHHSVQAVSMDYLVEQKLAGVDFQSGDKQKQGGATKDKDGIRASILDEAVIVFSTLSFSGSALFSKLNRGFDVVIIDEAAQAVEPATLVPLSNGCKQVFLVGDPVQLPATVISPIAEKFGYGMSLFKRFQKAGYPVQMLKTQYRMHPEIRTFPSKEFYDEALEDGPDVMDQTKRSWHKFRCFGPFSFFDIHEGKESQPSGSGSWVNVDEVEFVLAMYCKLVTGYPELKSSSRLAIISPYRYQVKLFRDKFRETFGVGSEKLVDINTVDGFQGREKDVAIFSCVRASKDRGIGFVADFRRMNVGITRARSSVLVVGSATTLKRDKHWQNLVASAEPRNSLFKVSKPYTEFFSDEILKSLEAKESMPERDEVPLEDMEISVPIHGAADDAEQGQAGDQDWGDAGEGEGFDGILTKIEMFSFFASPGGRAKPSLPFAIVITRGVPTGSGFFIICPSQFYSFINVL
- the LOC113760567 gene encoding probable helicase MAGATAMA 3 isoform X1, which codes for MALDKNKLEEEACVLRFYKIVLSWDYIRILKESQKDKNNRGDGSSQGLQKVKDTYKDVEEYLATFEPLLFEEVKAQIVQGKDDEEATEWMQGIIAECSEVNGFYMPMVICVDAQSISQNDLLLLSNKKFEDVKGFPTAYAFALVEHRQHDKMRLRLNTSGEVKGLNTNDVHSCSRLLNMQALVTEVQRYVFIMKICSLSTIVREYVALRSIRSLPFKDLILTAAESNYAAEDRAWNISRPLKQFIESNHNLSQIEAINAGLSRKKFILIQGPPGTGKTQTILGLLSAILHATPARVHSNKGKLSGVKRGPELALQDKYTHWEKASPWLVGINPRDELMPIDGDDGFFPTTGNDLKPEVVNSSRKYRVRVLVCAPSNSALDEIVLRLLNTGIRDENDHAYSPKIVRIGLKPHHSVQAVSMDYLVEQKLAGVDFQSGDKQKQGGATKDKDGIRASILDEAVIVFSTLSFSGSALFSKLNRGFDVVIIDEAAQAVEPATLVPLSNGCKQVFLVGDPVQLPATVISPIAEKFGYGMSLFKRFQKAGYPVQMLKTQYRMHPEIRTFPSKEFYDEALEDGPDVMDQTKRSWHKFRCFGPFSFFDIHEGKESQPSGSGSWVNVDEVEFVLAMYCKLVTGYPELKSSSRLAIISPYRYQVKLFRDKFRETFGVGSEKLVDINTVDGFQGREKDVAIFSCVRASKDRGIGFVADFRRMNVGITRARSSVLVVGSATTLKRDKHWQNLVASAEPRNSLFKVSKPYTEFFSDEILKSLEAKESMPERDEVPLEDMEISVPIHGAADDAEQGQAGDQDWGDAGEGEGFDGILTKIEMFSFFASPGGRAKPSLPFAIVITRGVPTGSGFFIICPSQFYSFINVL
- the LOC113760567 gene encoding probable helicase MAGATAMA 3 isoform X2, producing the protein MQGIIAECSEVNGFYMPMVICVDAQSISQNDLLLLSNKKFEDVKGFPTAYAFALVEHRQHDKMRLRLNTSGEVKGLNTNDVHSCSRLLNMQALVTEVQRYVFIMKICSLSTIVREYVALRSIRSLPFKDLILTAAESNYAAEDRAWNISRPLKQFIESNHNLSQIEAINAGLSRKKFILIQGPPGTGKTQTILGLLSAILHATPARVHSNKGKLSGVKRGPELALQDKYTHWEKASPWLVGINPRDELMPIDGDDGFFPTTGNDLKPEVVNSSRKYRVRVLVCAPSNSALDEIVLRLLNTGIRDENDHAYSPKIVRIGLKPHHSVQAVSMDYLVEQKLAGVDFQSGDKQKQGGATKDKDGIRASILDEAVIVFSTLSFSGSALFSKLNRGFDVVIIDEAAQAVEPATLVPLSNGCKQVFLVGDPVQLPATVISPIAEKFGYGMSLFKRFQKAGYPVQMLKTQYRMHPEIRTFPSKEFYDEALEDGPDVMDQTKRSWHKFRCFGPFSFFDIHEGKESQPSGSGSWVNVDEVEFVLAMYCKLVTGYPELKSSSRLAIISPYRYQVKLFRDKFRETFGVGSEKLVDINTVDGFQGREKDVAIFSCVRASKDRGIGFVADFRRMNVGITRARSSVLVVGSATTLKRDKHWQNLVASAEPRNSLFKVSKPYTEFFSDEILKSLEAKESMPERDEVPLEDMEISVPIHGAADDAEQGQAGDQDWGDAGEGEGFDGILTKIEMFSFFASPGGRAKPSLPFAIVITRGVPTGSGFFIICPSQFYSFINVL